A single region of the Garra rufa chromosome 20, GarRuf1.0, whole genome shotgun sequence genome encodes:
- the LOC141294234 gene encoding uncharacterized protein — MALRNFLINCQRTFTECVQLASSYQTEDDLNIIITRMQTMARSVAWSRVRLLDPETANSILNSLSEFMDILETLPQPQVPQAYSAPLVRGFSGRPQYSITQEQLRFLLEYNFSTKQMAEILGVSKRTVKRRLRKYNISLRDRYSNLSDSDLDNLVREVVGGNDELGAEAVRARLAGQGIVVQRRRVRQSLIRTNPIGAAQRVTTRRLHRRIYQVAGPNSLWHLDGNHKLIRWRIVIHGGIDGYSRLVVFLKASDNNRSNTVFDSFVEAIGKHGLPSRVRCDNGGENNAVCLFMNVFRGTNRGSALRGRSTHNQRIERLWGDVWRGITNTYYTLFLLLESEGKIDSSSEMHLWALHYVYIPRINRDLQLFVNQWNHHKLRTARYMSPHQIFIRGCLSQLHRNHTGIQGILGADEEPVEEIDTPPAAVVPPPGSHAVFHWPEAVEIPANQFNIQQRHMEQLVQLVNPLGGRRDDLGTDLLEQVINFLQNIDNEGE; from the exons ATGGCTCTTAGAAATTTTTTAATCAACTGTCAAAGAACTTTTACAGAGTGCGTTCAGTTGGCATCCTCTTATCAGACGGAGGATGATTTGAATATCATCATAACCAG AATGCAGACAATGGCCAGAAGTGTGGCATGGTCTAGAGTGCGACTACTTGATCCAGAAACGGCAAATAGTATCCTGAATAGTCTGTCTGAATTCATGGATATTCTGGAAACACTGCCTCAACCCCAAG TTCCCCAGGCTTACAGTGCTCCATTGGTGAGGGGTTTCTCTGGTCGCCCACAATATTCCATTACACAGGAGCAGTTGCGTTTTCTGCTGGAATATAATTTTTCAACAAAACAGATGGCCGAAATCTTGGGAGTGTCCAAACGAACTGTAAAGCGACGTTTAAG GAAATACAACATTTCACTTAGAGACAGATACAGCAATCTATCAGACTCTGATCTTGATAACCTGGTCAGAGAAGTAGTTGGAGGCAACGATGAGCTTGGGGCAGAAGCAGTGAGAGCCCGTCTGGCAGGTCAGGGGATTGTAGTGCAGCGGCGCAGAGTGCGACAAAGTTTGATCAGGACCAATCCAATAGGAGCAGCCCAGAGGGTCACCACACGCAGACTACACCGAAGAATTTATCAAGTTGCAGGCCCAAACTCATTATGGCATTTGGATGGCAACCACAAGTTAATCAG GTGGCGAATTGTCATACACGGTGGAATTGATGGTTACAGCAGACTTGTTGTTTTCTTGAAGGCTTCTGACAATAATCGGAGCAACACTGTTTTTGATAGTTTTGTAGAGGCCATTGGAAAACACGGACTACCTTCTAGAGTTCGCTGTGATAATGGAGGTGAGAACAACGCAGTCTGTCTTTTTATGAACGTTTTCCGGGGCACAAACAGAGGAAGTGCTCTGAGAGGAAGGAGCACGCACAATCAAAGGATTGAGAGACTGTGGGGTGATGTTTGGCGGGGCATCACTAATACTTACTACACCTTGTTCCTGCTTTTGGAGAGTGAGGGTAAAATTGACAGCTCTAGTGAAATGCATCTCTGGGCTTTGCATTATGTGTATATACCCAGAATCAACAGAGATCTTCAACTGTTCGTTAATCAGTGGAACCACCACAAGCTAAGAACTGCACGTTACATGTCTCCCCACCAGATCTTTATCAGAGGATGTCTCTCACAGCTACATCGAAACCACACTGGTATACAGGGAATTCTTGGCGCAGATGAGGAACCAGTTGAAGAAATTGACACTCCCCCAGCTGCAGTTGTTCCACCTCCTGGTTCTCATGCTGTATTCCACTGGCCAGAGGCTGTTGAAATTCCTGCCAACCAATTCAACATCCaacaaagacacatggaacaactTGTACAGCTTGTCAACCCTCTTGGTGGGAGGCGGGATGATTTAGGAACTGATCTTCTAGAACAAGTTATTAACTTCCTTCAAAATATTGACAATGAGGGAGAGTAA
- the tmem275a gene encoding transmembrane protein 275: protein MVFSNQDVRPGLKKSGEKRALRSQGLPSPALCCACGLCIMLAGINITLVGALAFTKLLPLNNPPIIIGPILLLVAFSFFGACCICSRRPIGQTSRMSAGRERWPLMSMGGAVFEMETSEPTLQDTTAIQLSPTNSPSSSHRCSPTHLPGAPPLPSETYESSKGTDLSLQNPTVGDSYSANLPAYITVLK from the coding sequence ATGGTTTTCTCTAATCAAGATGTCCGGCCTGGACTAAAGAAGTCAGGTGAGAAGAGGGCGCTCCGCTCTCAGGGGTTGCCCTCGCCGGCTCTGTGCTGCGCTTGTGGGCTATGCATCATGTTGGCTGGCATTAACATCACCCTGGTGGGTGCCCTCGCCTTTACCAAACTCCTTCCCTTAAACAACCCTCCCATCATTATCGGGCCCATCCTCCTCCTGGTGGCATTTTCTTTCTTTGGAGCGTGTTGCATCTGCAGTCGACGACCCATCGGACAAACCTCTCGGATGTCTGCCGGACGGGAGCGTTGGCCGTTGATGAGCATGGGTGGAGCTGTGTTTGAGATGGAGACCAGTGAGCCCACCCTACAGGACACCACAGCCATTCAGCTCAGTCCAACTAACTCTCCAAGCTCTTCCCATCGCTGCAGCCCCACCCACCTTCCTGGGGCTCCGCCTCTCCCTTCAGAAACCTATGAGTCCTCAAAGGGCACTGATTTGAGTTTACAAAACCCCACAGTAGGTGATTCATACTCTGCGAACCTGCCTGCCTACATCACGGTCTTGAAATGA